In the Hordeum vulgare subsp. vulgare chromosome 7H, MorexV3_pseudomolecules_assembly, whole genome shotgun sequence genome, one interval contains:
- the LOC123407081 gene encoding NDR1/HIN1-like protein 10 has translation MGKASTVSSWLCCPCRCLFCGLLSCLFSVVATILVIAGVVVLALYLLFRPHLIHATAASADLGNFTLTPQTWILCYNLSVALSVRNPNSRIAIHYHSVEAEAYYMGQSFARADLPDFYQETGETTVLPLAFAGDHPLEGGVAAAGFRKEAIDHATFSVDVKLSAKMQLKVWAFRVPGPKPRVDCPLIIQRRNASEPTGASPPEFHPIECRVWF, from the coding sequence ATGGGCAAGGCGAGCACCGTGTCTTCGTGGCTGTGCTGCCCGTGCCGGTGCCTTTTCTGCGGCCTGCTGAGCTGCCTCTTCAGTGTCGTCGCCACCATCCTCGTCATCGCCGGCGTCGTCGTGCTCGCGCTCTACCTCCTCTTCCGACCGCACCTCATCCACGCCACCGCCGCATCCGCCGACCTCGGAAACTTCACCCTCACCCCGCAAACCTGGATcctctgctacaacctctccgtcGCGCTCTCCGTCCGCAACCCCAACTCCCGGATCGCCATCCACTACCACTCCGTCGAAGCCGAGGCCTACTACATGGGCCAGAGCTTCGCCCGTGCCGACCTCCCGGACTTCTACCAGGAAACCGGCGAGACCACCGTCCTGCCGTTGGCCTTCGCGGGCGATCACCCGCTCGAGGGCGGGGTCGCCGCCGCGGGGTTCCGCAAGGAGGCCATCGACCACGCCACCTTCTCCGTCGACGTCAAGCTCAGCGCCAAGATGCAGCTCAAGGTGTGGGCCTTCAGGGTGCCGGGACCAAAGCCCAGGGTTGACTGCCCTCTCATCATCCAGCGGCGGAACGCCTCCGAACCCACCGGAGCCAGCCCGCCCGAGTTCCACCCCATCGAGTGCCGCGTCTGGTTCTGA